A part of Vigna radiata var. radiata cultivar VC1973A chromosome 11, Vradiata_ver6, whole genome shotgun sequence genomic DNA contains:
- the LOC106776774 gene encoding polygalacturonase At1g48100: protein MKRNKRFSSLFFISLLVIVFVTFSTVSVEARKTKKNLRKRNSHKDSHSGNGHGRGSHSPCPTPTPPPYYGPHGSMFDVLSFGAKGNGVSDDSEALVAAWKGACKVAGATVKIPAQLKFLIKPVTLQGPCMPHLTLQIDGTLLAPPEASSWPTSSLFQWINFKWVQNFTIKGSGTVDGQGYNWWSYSQFYDIQAIRFYSSNSVTVRDIRIINSPLCHLKFDNSKGIEVDNITISSPENSPNTDGIHLQNTQDVEIQRSIIATGDDCVSIQTGCSNIHVHHINCGPGHGISLGGLGKDKSAACVSDIIVEDISMKNTLYGARIKTWQGGFGMVKNVSFSRIQVYDVMFPIMIDQYYCDKQKCKNQTNTVVISGVKFDQISGTFGMQPVHLACSNSIPCTDVDLTSIQLSPSPKYKGLQQAVCWNTYGKSQGPLLPSTIDDCLKSGGGLIKRIARSHDRLCY from the exons ATGAAGAGAAACAAAAGGTTTTCCTCACTCTTTTTCATCTCCTTGTTGGTGATTGTCTTTGTCACCTTCTCTACAGTTTCTGTGGAAGCAAGGAAGACTAAGAAAAATCTTCGCAAACGTAACAGTCATAAAGATAGTCACAGTGGCAATGGCCACGGTAGAGGGTCACATTCTCCATGTCCAACACCAACCCCTCCTCCTTATTATGGTCCTCATGGGAGCATGTTTGATGTTTTGTCTTTTGGTGCCAAGGGTAATGGAGTTTCTGATGATTCAGag GCACTTGTAGCTGCATGGAAAGGTGCATGTAAAGTTGCTGGTGCTACAGTTAAAATTCCAGCACAACTCAAGTTCCTCATCAAACCTGTTACTTTACAAGGCCCTTGTATGCCTCACCTTACTCTTCAG ATCGATGGAACTCTATTGGCACCTCCTGAAGCATCTTCATGGCCAACATCAAGTTTGTTTCAGTGGATAAATTTCAAGTGGGTACAGAATTTTACCATCAAAGGTTCTGGAACTGTTGACGGCCAAGGCTATAACTGGTGGAGCTACTCGCAATTTTATGACATACAG GCTATAAGATTTTACTCCAGCAACTCTGTCACAGTTCGTGATATCAGAATCATAAACAGTCCTCTGTGCCATCTAAAATTTGACAACTCAAAggggattgaagttgacaaCATTACAATATCCTCCCCAGAGAATAGCCCAAACACTGATGGCATTCACTTACAGAACACACAGGATGTGGAAATTCAACGTTCAATCATTGCAACAG gAGATGACTGTGTATCCATCCAAACCGGTTGCTCTAATATTCATGTCCACCACATTAATTGTGGCCCCGGACATGGCATAAG TTTGGGAGGATTAGGGAAGGACAAGAGTGCAGCATGTGTTTCTGACATCATTGTTGAGGATATCTCTATGAAAAACACTCTATATGGAGCAAGGATCAAAACATGGCAG GGAGGCTTTGGTATGGTAAAAAATGTGTCATTTTCCAGAATTCAAGTGTACGATGTTATGTTTCCAATAATGATAGATCAATACTATTGTGACAAGCAAAAGTGCAAGAATCAGACAAACACTGTGGTGATTTCTGGGGTTAAGTTTGATCAAATAAGTGGAACTTTTGGAATGCAGCCTGTTCATCTAGCTTGCAGCAATTCCATTCCATGCACAGATGTTGATTTAACTAGCATTCAACTGAGTCCCTCCCCTAAATATAAAGGTTTGCAACAAGCTGTGTGCTGGAACACTTATGGAAAATCACAAGGACCTTTGCTACCTTCAACCATTGATGATTGCTTGAAAAGTGGTGGTGGACTAATCAAGAGGATAGCAAGGTCACATGATAGACTTTGTTACTGA